A genomic segment from Nodularia sphaerocarpa UHCC 0038 encodes:
- a CDS encoding sensor protein KdpD, with translation MIYSHTPSPDSSYIRTHRRGKHKIFIGMAPGVGKTYKMLEEAHQLKQDGIDVVIGMLETHGRKETAMKATGLEIIKRKAFIHQNITLEEMDTDAIVQRAPQLVLVDELAHTNVPGSPRKKRYQDVEVILAAGIDVYSTVNIQHLESLNDLVARITGVVVRERIPDYLLDEADAVVVIDVTPETLEERLQEGKIYAPEKIEQSLKNFFQRRNLIALRELALREVADTVEEEANTANFVGQNCNIHERVLVCVSTYPDSAQLLRRGARIANYMNGRLYAVFVANPERFLTKEESLHIDTCERLCREFGGEFLYVKSQSVAKEIAQVAASHHVTQIIIGESQQPQWKRFVKKSFTQELIDLIRDKHIDLHIISTER, from the coding sequence ATGATTTATTCTCATACCCCTTCCCCCGACAGTTCCTATATTCGTACTCACCGACGTGGGAAGCATAAAATTTTTATTGGTATGGCTCCAGGTGTGGGCAAAACTTATAAAATGCTGGAAGAAGCACATCAACTCAAACAAGATGGCATTGATGTAGTGATCGGGATGTTAGAAACTCATGGGCGCAAAGAAACGGCCATGAAAGCTACCGGATTAGAGATAATTAAGCGCAAAGCCTTTATCCACCAGAATATCACCCTAGAGGAAATGGACACAGATGCAATTGTGCAACGCGCCCCCCAATTGGTGTTAGTGGATGAACTCGCTCATACTAACGTTCCTGGTTCTCCAAGAAAAAAACGCTATCAGGACGTAGAAGTAATTTTAGCAGCCGGAATTGATGTTTATTCCACTGTGAATATTCAACATTTAGAAAGTTTAAACGACTTAGTAGCAAGAATTACAGGTGTCGTGGTGCGAGAGCGCATTCCTGATTACTTACTAGATGAAGCTGATGCTGTTGTTGTGATTGATGTCACCCCAGAAACTTTAGAAGAGCGTTTACAAGAAGGAAAAATTTATGCACCCGAAAAAATCGAACAATCCCTGAAAAACTTCTTTCAGCGTCGTAATCTCATCGCTTTAAGAGAACTAGCATTAAGAGAAGTTGCAGATACAGTTGAAGAGGAAGCAAATACTGCCAACTTTGTAGGACAAAATTGCAATATTCACGAACGAGTTTTAGTGTGTGTCTCTACTTATCCTGATTCAGCACAGTTGTTACGTCGAGGCGCACGCATTGCTAATTATATGAATGGGCGATTGTATGCTGTATTTGTGGCAAATCCCGAACGATTCCTCACTAAAGAAGAAAGTTTACATATCGATACTTGTGAGAGATTATGCCGAGAGTTTGGCGGTGAATTTCTATATGTGAAAAGTCAAAGTGTTGCTAAAGAAATTGCTCAAGTGGCCGCAAGTCATCACGTTACACAAATTATCATTGGTGAAAGCCAGCAGCCACAATGGAAAAGATTTGTCAAAAAGTCTTTTACTCAAGAACTCATAGATTTAATTAGAGATAAACACATAGATTTACACATCATTTCTACAGAGAGATAA
- the kdpC gene encoding K(+)-transporting ATPase subunit C: MNQITKAIRSTLALWILTAFLYPLFMLICGQIAFPFHANGSLITNNQGTVVGSALIGQPFAGDRYFWNRPSVIDYSTSPEVATTGVSGASNLAPSNPELLERIQGEVTRLKQADIQPTADLVYTSGSGLDPHITPESAQAQVSRIAAVRNVDTQQIQNLISRNTEGRFLGIFGEPGVNVLQLNLALDSL; this comes from the coding sequence ATGAACCAAATTACTAAAGCCATTCGTTCCACCTTAGCGTTGTGGATATTAACAGCCTTCCTTTATCCCTTATTCATGCTGATTTGTGGACAGATAGCCTTTCCCTTCCACGCTAACGGGAGCTTAATCACCAACAATCAAGGTACAGTAGTCGGTTCAGCCTTAATTGGTCAACCTTTTGCAGGCGATCGCTATTTTTGGAATCGCCCTAGTGTTATTGACTACAGTACCAGCCCAGAAGTAGCTACCACAGGTGTATCCGGAGCCAGCAACCTAGCACCCAGTAACCCAGAACTTCTCGAACGCATTCAAGGAGAAGTCACACGGTTGAAACAAGCTGATATTCAACCCACTGCTGACTTAGTTTATACCTCTGGCTCTGGTTTAGACCCACACATCACCCCTGAATCCGCCCAAGCACAAGTATCACGGATTGCTGCTGTCCGTAATGTGGATACCCAACAAATTCAAAACCTGATATCTCGAAACACCGAAGGCAGATTCCTGGGTATATTCGGTGAACCTGGAGTTAATGTTTTGCAGCTTAATTTAGCTTTGGATAGTTTATGA
- a CDS encoding potassium-transporting ATPase subunit F, whose translation MKKLSLFLFLTLSLNVFLAQTVYAATPDEISRAASYAIGLLGIATIGVSTYLFLVIFQPEKF comes from the coding sequence ATGAAAAAATTATCTCTCTTTCTCTTCCTCACCCTTTCCCTCAACGTATTCCTAGCACAAACCGTATACGCAGCCACCCCTGATGAAATATCACGCGCTGCATCCTACGCCATTGGACTTTTAGGAATAGCCACTATAGGCGTAAGCACTTATTTATTCCTTGTCATTTTTCAACCGGAGAAATTCTAA
- the kdpB gene encoding potassium-transporting ATPase subunit KdpB, which produces MQTTKPRKKRKHKPQTKPAGLYTRAFQQAFAKLSPGNMIKNPVMFVVWLGTIVTALMTIAPNIFGPTPGENPRLFNGLITLILFSTLVFANFAEAVAEGRGKAQADALRSAKSDAKAKKILPDGSLQEVSSTALRRGDTIKVTAGDVIPADGEVIKGVASVDESAITGESAPVLKEPGSDIASSVTGGTRITSDELIIRVTNDPGEGFLDRMIGLVEGASRSKTPNEIALTVLLAVLTQVFLVVIATLPTVSVYVNSPISIAVLIALLVALIPTTIGGLLSAIGIAGMDRVAQFNVIATSGRAVEACGDINTLILDKTGTITLGNRLAEEFIPVNGYAMADVAQVALGSSVFDETPEGKSIVKLAEKLGAKLDFDTKQAEGIEFSAKTRMSGTDLSNGVEIRKGAVDAIKGFVRSRQGKLTPELDTAFERISRLGGTPLALCKNNDIYGVIYLKDIIKPGIRERFDQMRRMGIKTIMLTGDNRITASVIAAEAGVDDFIAEATPEDKIEVIKAEQAQGKLVAMTGDGTNDAPALAQANVGVAMNTGTQAAKEAANMVDLDSDPTKLIDIVTIGKQLLITRGALTTFSIANDIAKYFAILPAIFSGIGVSALNIMGLASTQSAVLSALIYNALIIPALIPLALTGVKFRPLTADQLLQRNIFIYGFGGIIAPFIAIKIIDLFITTIGLA; this is translated from the coding sequence ATGCAAACAACAAAACCGCGAAAAAAACGCAAACATAAACCCCAAACCAAACCAGCCGGACTCTACACACGAGCATTTCAACAAGCATTTGCCAAGCTATCCCCAGGTAACATGATCAAAAATCCAGTCATGTTCGTAGTTTGGCTAGGTACAATCGTCACAGCACTGATGACAATTGCACCGAACATATTTGGCCCCACACCAGGAGAAAATCCGCGATTATTCAACGGACTGATCACCCTAATTTTATTCTCAACCCTTGTCTTTGCCAACTTTGCCGAAGCCGTAGCCGAAGGAAGAGGAAAAGCTCAAGCAGATGCCTTGCGATCGGCAAAATCCGATGCCAAAGCCAAAAAAATTCTCCCCGATGGTTCCCTCCAAGAAGTAAGTTCCACAGCCTTACGTCGCGGTGACACAATCAAAGTAACTGCTGGTGATGTCATCCCCGCCGACGGTGAAGTAATTAAAGGTGTAGCTTCCGTGGATGAATCAGCAATTACAGGAGAATCAGCACCAGTATTAAAAGAACCAGGTTCAGACATTGCCAGTTCAGTCACCGGCGGAACGCGTATCACCTCCGATGAACTGATAATTCGGGTGACAAATGACCCAGGAGAAGGCTTTCTTGACCGGATGATTGGTTTAGTAGAAGGTGCTTCCCGCAGCAAAACACCCAATGAAATTGCTTTAACAGTATTGCTGGCAGTTCTCACGCAGGTATTTTTAGTTGTGATTGCCACACTACCAACAGTGTCAGTCTACGTCAACTCACCCATAAGTATTGCCGTACTCATCGCCTTATTAGTAGCCCTAATTCCCACCACCATCGGCGGATTATTAAGTGCTATTGGCATTGCCGGCATGGATAGAGTCGCCCAATTTAATGTCATTGCCACCTCTGGAAGGGCGGTGGAAGCCTGCGGAGATATCAACACCCTCATTTTAGACAAAACAGGTACGATTACCTTGGGAAACCGCTTGGCAGAAGAATTTATTCCTGTAAATGGTTATGCAATGGCAGATGTAGCGCAAGTTGCCCTAGGATCGAGTGTATTTGATGAAACCCCAGAAGGCAAATCAATTGTCAAACTCGCAGAGAAATTAGGGGCAAAATTAGATTTTGACACCAAGCAAGCAGAAGGGATTGAGTTTTCTGCCAAAACCCGCATGAGTGGTACTGATTTATCCAATGGGGTAGAAATTCGTAAAGGTGCAGTAGATGCCATTAAAGGCTTTGTTCGTTCTCGCCAAGGAAAATTAACGCCAGAACTAGATACTGCTTTTGAGCGAATTTCTCGCTTAGGTGGTACTCCCTTAGCACTTTGCAAAAATAATGATATCTACGGTGTAATTTATCTCAAAGATATTATTAAACCGGGGATTCGGGAACGGTTTGACCAAATGCGACGCATGGGAATTAAAACCATCATGCTCACAGGAGATAATCGAATTACTGCATCTGTAATTGCCGCAGAAGCCGGAGTTGATGACTTTATCGCCGAAGCCACACCCGAAGACAAAATTGAAGTCATAAAAGCGGAACAAGCCCAAGGAAAACTCGTAGCCATGACAGGAGATGGCACCAACGATGCCCCAGCCCTAGCTCAAGCAAATGTAGGTGTGGCTATGAATACAGGTACTCAAGCAGCCAAAGAAGCTGCTAACATGGTAGACCTAGATTCTGACCCCACCAAGTTAATTGATATTGTCACCATTGGTAAACAACTACTCATTACCCGTGGCGCACTCACCACCTTTTCTATTGCCAACGATATCGCCAAATACTTCGCCATCCTCCCCGCCATCTTCTCAGGAATTGGCGTTAGCGCTCTCAATATAATGGGTTTAGCAAGTACCCAATCAGCAGTTTTATCAGCCCTAATTTACAACGCCTTAATCATTCCTGCACTCATCCCCCTAGCACTAACTGGCGTAAAATTTCGACCATTAACCGCCGACCAACTCCTACAACGCAACATATTCATCTATGGATTTGGCGGCATAATAGCACCCTTCATAGCCATCAAAATCATAGACCTTTTCATCACAACCATAGGACTAGCCTAA
- the kdpA gene encoding potassium-transporting ATPase subunit KdpA — MLQGWIQITLTLLIVIATTPLLGRYMARVFMGEKTLLDPIINPLERVIFAISGVRPQENLTGRQYAKELLFSNLIMGIFAYFILMFQGWLPLNPTGLDAPSWDLGLHTTISFLTNTNQQHYSGETTYSYGSQVFALGFFMFTSAATGLAVAIAFIRGLTGRPLGNFYTDLTQSITRILLPISIVGGLLLLLAGVPETLAGPATVTTLEGATQVIARGPVAHFEIIKELGENGGGFFGINSAHPFENPNGFSNLLETCIMVAIPASLIYTYGVFSNNRKQAWLVFWMVFIIFVFLVGITAVGEFQGNPLVNPLLGEQQPNLEGKEVRFGWAQTALWAVMTTATMCGAVNGMHDSLMPTGGFATLFNMFLQIIWGGQGTGTAFLYIYLILAVFLTGLMVGRTPEFLGRKIEKKEIVLASVVLLVHPFAILIPWAIVFAFPDTLSGISNPGFHGVSQVVYEYASAAANNGSGFEGLGDDTLWWNLSATASMLAGRYIPIIALLLLADSMSRKQPVPMTTGTLRTDTRLFTGVTSGVILILGALTFLPALVLGPIAEAFQLTTGG, encoded by the coding sequence ATGTTACAAGGATGGATACAAATTACTTTAACCTTATTAATAGTCATAGCCACAACTCCCTTACTGGGAAGGTACATGGCGCGGGTGTTCATGGGAGAAAAAACACTACTTGACCCCATAATTAATCCCTTGGAAAGAGTAATATTTGCCATTAGTGGAGTACGTCCCCAAGAAAATTTAACAGGTCGGCAATATGCCAAAGAATTACTGTTTAGCAATCTCATTATGGGGATTTTTGCCTACTTCATTCTGATGTTTCAGGGATGGTTGCCACTCAATCCCACAGGATTAGATGCACCAAGTTGGGATTTAGGACTGCACACCACCATTTCTTTTCTCACCAACACCAACCAACAGCATTACTCAGGTGAAACAACCTATAGCTATGGTAGCCAAGTATTTGCCCTCGGTTTCTTTATGTTCACTTCTGCTGCAACGGGTTTAGCAGTAGCGATCGCCTTTATTCGGGGTTTAACTGGCAGACCATTAGGTAACTTTTACACTGACCTAACCCAATCAATCACCCGGATATTATTACCAATATCAATAGTTGGCGGATTGCTTTTACTATTAGCAGGTGTACCAGAAACCTTAGCAGGGCCAGCCACAGTAACCACCTTAGAAGGCGCAACTCAAGTAATTGCTCGTGGCCCAGTTGCCCATTTTGAAATTATCAAAGAACTGGGAGAAAACGGTGGTGGTTTCTTTGGAATTAACTCAGCCCATCCCTTTGAAAATCCCAATGGCTTTTCTAACTTATTAGAAACCTGCATCATGGTTGCCATCCCCGCATCCCTAATTTATACCTACGGTGTATTTAGTAATAACCGTAAGCAAGCATGGTTAGTATTTTGGATGGTATTTATCATTTTTGTTTTCTTAGTAGGAATTACAGCAGTAGGCGAATTTCAAGGAAATCCCCTAGTTAATCCCCTGTTAGGAGAACAACAACCAAACTTAGAAGGAAAAGAAGTGAGATTTGGTTGGGCGCAAACAGCACTTTGGGCAGTCATGACCACAGCCACAATGTGCGGTGCTGTCAACGGAATGCACGATTCCTTAATGCCGACCGGCGGATTTGCCACACTCTTTAATATGTTCTTGCAAATCATTTGGGGAGGACAAGGAACCGGCACAGCTTTTCTATACATCTACTTAATTTTGGCAGTATTCCTCACAGGCTTAATGGTGGGAAGAACACCGGAATTTTTAGGACGCAAAATCGAGAAAAAAGAAATCGTCCTCGCCAGCGTCGTCTTATTAGTTCATCCTTTCGCCATCCTGATTCCCTGGGCCATAGTCTTCGCCTTTCCTGACACCCTCTCAGGTATTAGCAACCCAGGATTTCATGGAGTTTCCCAAGTAGTTTACGAATACGCATCCGCCGCCGCCAACAACGGTTCAGGATTTGAAGGATTAGGTGATGACACACTTTGGTGGAACCTCAGCGCCACAGCCAGTATGTTGGCGGGGCGTTATATACCAATTATTGCACTGCTACTTTTGGCAGATAGTATGTCTCGTAAACAACCTGTTCCTATGACCACAGGTACTTTGAGAACAGACACCAGACTCTTTACAGGAGTCACAAGCGGAGTAATTTTAATCCTGGGCGCACTCACCTTCCTCCCCGCCCTAGTCCTTGGCCCCATAGCAGAAGCATTCCAACTAACCACAGGAGGATAA
- a CDS encoding sensor histidine kinase: MRHLITKRFNQESRLGKYLFIAGLYIFVMVLEFSTPIPYVFGYLYTGPILLTNAWLGRRATFQATLAAVFLTMLNLVLPGGEVMKASTIASRAIASLALIVTGILSDAYGGLRQRVRRSEEAIALTRAKLEAQEELVRVREDFASTLTHDLKTPLLGAIETLKAFEAEKFGPVLPAQQKVLATMARSHQTSLQLLQTLLDIYRNDTEGLELNLAPVDLAMLTEEAASTLTELAANRRVYLCVNYGESNWRQSLWVKGDALQLQRVIINLLVNAINHTPRNGRVEVVLESQSAYQVVKILDTGAGMQPEEFSHLFERFYQGHSQRQTKGSGLGLYLSRQIITAHGGIIWAENILPVGAMFAFKLPVYPFQSSLTA, translated from the coding sequence ATGAGACATCTTATAACTAAACGTTTTAATCAAGAATCGCGTTTGGGCAAATATTTATTCATTGCTGGTTTATATATATTTGTGATGGTTTTGGAGTTCTCTACGCCCATTCCTTACGTTTTCGGGTATCTCTACACAGGGCCGATTTTATTGACAAATGCTTGGTTGGGAAGGCGTGCAACTTTTCAAGCTACTCTTGCGGCTGTGTTTTTAACTATGTTAAATCTTGTATTGCCAGGAGGTGAAGTGATGAAGGCTTCGACAATTGCTAGTAGAGCGATCGCCTCGCTGGCGTTGATTGTCACAGGTATTCTCAGTGATGCCTATGGTGGGTTGCGTCAACGTGTCCGGCGTTCTGAGGAGGCGATCGCCTTAACTCGTGCCAAACTAGAAGCACAAGAGGAATTAGTCAGAGTCCGAGAAGATTTTGCTTCTACACTCACCCACGACCTCAAAACGCCTTTATTAGGAGCAATTGAAACTCTCAAAGCCTTTGAAGCGGAAAAATTTGGCCCCGTATTGCCGGCACAGCAAAAAGTTTTAGCGACAATGGCGCGTAGTCATCAAACTTCACTGCAATTGTTACAAACTTTATTAGATATCTATCGTAATGATACTGAAGGTTTAGAACTTAATTTAGCACCTGTAGATTTAGCTATGCTAACAGAAGAAGCGGCTAGCACTTTGACTGAGTTAGCAGCAAATCGGCGTGTATATCTCTGTGTTAATTATGGTGAATCTAATTGGCGACAATCTTTGTGGGTGAAAGGTGATGCTTTACAACTACAACGAGTCATCATCAATCTTCTCGTCAATGCCATCAACCATACGCCCCGCAATGGCCGTGTGGAAGTTGTGTTAGAATCGCAATCTGCCTATCAAGTTGTAAAGATTTTGGATACAGGTGCGGGTATGCAGCCCGAAGAGTTTTCCCATTTATTTGAACGATTCTATCAAGGACATAGCCAACGCCAAACCAAAGGTTCAGGATTAGGACTTTATCTATCTCGCCAAATTATTACAGCTCACGGCGGTATAATCTGGGCAGAGAACATATTACCAGTTGGAGCTATGTTTGCTTTTAAGCTCCCTGTATACCCGTTCCAGTCCTCTCTAACTGCGTGA
- a CDS encoding response regulator transcription factor: MLSTPIKILLVEDDELFRLGLRVRLQEEIGLEIVAEAEDGETAIELVSQHTLDVVLLDVGLPGIGGIEACKQIKQQNPLLPILVLTSHSQKTLISRLIASGAQGYCLKGIAAEKLVLALRSVAVGASWWDETATNEIRSTFSSEPYSENVSKTVNPLTQREQEILSFLAAGKTNQQIALALYITPGTVRVHVHAILHKLEVSDRSQAVVVAMQKHLIKSNLIIED, translated from the coding sequence ATGCTGTCTACCCCCATCAAAATTCTTTTAGTTGAGGATGATGAACTATTCCGTTTAGGCTTGCGCGTGCGATTGCAAGAAGAGATTGGACTAGAGATTGTGGCTGAAGCTGAGGATGGTGAAACCGCGATTGAGTTAGTTAGTCAACACACTCTGGATGTGGTGTTGCTAGATGTGGGATTACCAGGTATTGGCGGGATTGAGGCTTGTAAACAAATCAAACAGCAAAATCCTCTTTTACCAATCTTAGTTTTAACTTCCCATTCCCAAAAAACCCTGATTTCGCGGTTGATTGCGTCTGGCGCTCAAGGTTATTGCCTTAAAGGAATTGCTGCGGAAAAATTAGTGTTAGCACTGCGTTCTGTGGCTGTGGGTGCATCTTGGTGGGATGAAACAGCAACAAATGAAATTCGTTCTACTTTTAGCTCTGAGCCGTATTCGGAGAATGTATCTAAAACTGTCAATCCTTTGACTCAGCGTGAACAGGAAATTTTGTCTTTTTTGGCAGCCGGAAAGACTAATCAACAAATTGCTTTGGCATTATATATTACTCCGGGAACTGTGAGAGTTCATGTTCATGCTATTTTACATAAACTAGAAGTAAGCGATCGCTCTCAGGCTGTTGTTGTGGCTATGCAAAAACACTTAATTAAAAGCAACTTGATTATAGAAGATTGA